ATTAAATCCAAAATAAACAAAGAAGACCGTTAAACATGGTGGCGCTTCGATCATGGTCTCGGGCTGTTTCACCGCATCGGGTGACAGGTTAAATGACACAGTCAGGTCCATGTTAAGTTCAATGTTAAAAATAGCGCTGAAATGTATTTTTAAATGTTTTACAAATTCAATTTCTCCCGGGGCTTTTAGATTTCTTTAGCTTTTAGACCTACACCTTAGCTGCGTTAGTCTGGAGTCATCACAAATTTATTTGAAAATAAATCATTTTGCTAAAATAAAAGGCAGTTTTCAGTTTTTTCTTGTCAATTTTGGCCTGTAATTTTTAACATTCTATACTATGGGTTCCGAAGACCACTACATCATTAACGGAACATTGCATCGGTAGGCAGTGGGTGAATATGGTGGAAGTGCAGCTGCCTGCTGGAGGATCGCGACTGCCGGATCCGCTGACTCGGCATCGGCGGCCCGATCTTGGTCAGTGATGACTTCGTCGGGTTTTCGGCTGTCGATATTGATATATATTTACAAAATGTATGCTTCCATTAGTTTCAAGCAAACCGTACATACTTATATTTTATTCTTATAGCCACATTTAttgaacgaaaatctgtggcatccacaattttaaagctacgagaaaaccaaaacagcagaatcgtagagaatgaccatatcttttagactgcagaatctaaattggatcgtattattattatagccagcatcaagaaaacaatttcattttttctcgccctgtctctctctaacacacacgtagcatagccggctttgcttagagtaaaacattagcgcatagatctcagagactataaaagctagagcaaccaaatttggtatccacactcctaatatatcggaccgagacgagtttgtttcaaaatttcgccacacccccttccgcccccgcaaaggacgaaaatctggggatattaaaaaatctccgaaactattaaggctagagtaaccaaatttggtatccgcacttctgttagatctcactataaaacgtatatctggCACGtctaatttatttataaacaGCTGAGctgcagccgtttgaccaacTCCACCAAACTCACATTTTACCGCTCCTTTTtagaatttatatttatttactaaaaaatatatagaaCACAATTTGGCTGAAATAGATTCAGAAATAAACACAAAATATTGTCATACCTACCCTACTATAGGTATTTCCATAGTTCTGTTTCGTGTGAATGGTCAATTCACAAATTGTTAACAAAAAATCGTTGCCCCAATGCCTCTTTGCTCTCCTGCTCCTCATTAAAGAAGTGCATTAAACACACCTCGAGCGAGTTTTCATGGCAATTTTTGAAGTCTCTTTACGATTCAATGTTTTTAAGGATTTAACGAAGTAGTTTAAAAAATAATACGCTACGCAAATTATTAGTTAACCTTCAGAAATcattaaaataataattaatacaAAGTTTTTGGATGATTTTGCCATTTATATTAATTTCAAGTCCTTGATTATACTGCATTGATCGATACATATTACCATTTGTAGCGttcaaaaacaaaacattACGACGAAAACCACAAACAATTTCATTAAAATTAtctaatattcttttattaaacatgtatttaaaattattaCATTCAAAGTTGTAAATGCCTTTTATTTAAATATCGCAAAAATTTTGAATCAGGAAAATTCTTATGAGCACATTTTGTATCGTTATTTTCTTAGTAGATTTATGAAACGAAACTTAAAAGCATTTgatatcaaatgcattttattCATTTATACCACCTTGCACATGGAAAGtttttttaacaaaaaaagTAAATTCTATAACCATTTTTCTATTGAATCGGATAAAACATAAACTTTTCCTTGTTTAAATTAACTATAATAACTACAAATAGACatttttaatatatacatTGTTATCATATGATTAATTAGTAAAATGTAAGTCCAAAAAGTTTATGTTTTGAGTTAGGTTACCAACAGAAAACCAAATAGTCTGTAGACGCACAGCGTGAAGCGAATGTATTATATGTAAGGATTCCGTGATAAAATTAAGGTTCGTTCTAACTGCTGGAACTTAGTTCATCGTACTGCTGATACTCGCCTATTATCTGGCAGTCGTTCGGGTCATCATCGAGGTCACAATGTACAAATTCATAGGGAGGGAAGAACAGTGAGCTCAATAGGGTGGCCGATGATTGGTAAACAGCAGGTGAAGTTGTCTGGCACCTTAAAGTTGCCGGTGTGTTACCAAGACTGCCAATTCCTACGTATGGTAGTCCTAGCCGTGAGCGTTTCGAACCGTAAGTGCGTTTGGCGATTGCTTCCTGCTGTGCATTCGTTATATGAATATCCGTGGCTGGCTCCGGAGGCGCCAACTTGGGCTTGTCCTATTTTCGGCGTCTGATCTTATTCCTGCATGAGTCTTCCTCAGTGTTTTCCTCGTTTTCCAGCAGGTCCTTATTTGGTTTTTCTGTAACTTGGGGCTCGTTGCTGGATTTTATAGCTGCGATCAAAAATCTCAGCTGCATAAGTTGCACAGCTGTTACCCGAGGATTACTGCAGTTTTCCAGCCACTGTAGAAACTTCTCGCCATGCCTGATGGCCTTTACGTCTTCGTTGTCGCCAGTTAAATCTAAATATTTTGCCTTCTCTTCTTCATCAGTTTTGTTTGagttgttattgttattgttgctggCGCTAATATCGTTGTTGTTGGAGTGTTGATTGTGTTCATTGATAAAACTTGCTTCTGATTCGCAGGCTGTATCTACAATAATGGGCATATGGGATTTGATGCCCCCGATTTTGTATAGCATGTTGTCGAGGATCTTTTTGCAATCCCCACCCACGCTTCCGGGTCTACTTATACAGTCAGACGGGGTGGTACTCGTTTTAGCACAAGGTTCAGAAGTATGGCTTTCCGGAACTAATGATGCTATCGGACTTTGAGATGGAGTTATTCGTTTTGCGGATGCTGACAAATCTTCCGGCTTACCGGGAACGTCTCCTTCGATCTCTGCATCCAGATCCGGGTCTGTCACCTCATCACCTTCTATCTGGTCCATTTGATTGTGCTCGTTTGATGATAAGCTACGGACCGACGGGGTTTCAGACTCCTTTGTGAGATGTGAGTAGAGAATATTATCAAAAGGTCCTTTCGACGTATCGGCTATATCAGTGCCATCAGATACAGCTGATATGGGCTGATGCTGGTGTTGCAATGAATTGGCCTGCAATGCAGCTAGCGTCGCTGAGTTTGGGTTAAGAGTGTTAAGGCTAGCTCCAAAAACCTTGCACCAGTTATACCAAGCCACGTTCTTCTCGTCGAGACTGCCAGATGGAGTCGATGAAGGTGTCAATGGTGCAGACGGTAGTGGTGGTGTTTGTGCGTGTTGGATGATATGCTGTGGCGTGGAGGAGCGTATTGGTGGACTTGTCATCCCCATTGGCGGATATAGGCTGTTTAGTCCCAGCATCGTCTGCTGAGACTTTAGCCAGTAAAGCAATGGGTCCTCAGCCAAATTAGACAGTGAGATGATACTACCTACATGTGAGGGTGCTATTGATGGACTTGGACTTTTGATGTCTCCTCCTTTGGCTTCGTTTTTAATAGTTAAGTTAATGCTGCAACTGACATCGCTTGACACGGCCGATAATGGCTTTTGCTTAGCCCAGTTCTTGACGGACAGTCCTGGTGTTCGGTCGCCACTATCACTGCGTGGGCTTTGTACTTGCAATGGAGGCTGCACACTCGGTTTTGAATTTCGCAAGTTGTTGGCAGCTGTTGGAAAACTATTCAGCCCTGACATTGCCGCAAGACTGGGATTCAGCTGTGCCAATAAATTTAGGTTTGTGGTTAGTTCATTGAAACTTATAGCCAGCGGAGACTGCGATAGACCGGTGAGACCAGATAGGTGAGTCAAACTTGATAGGGGACTTATCGCGTTTGGGGAAGGATTTGCGGGTCGGTTGATATCGCCACTGAATACTTTATGTTGACCATTGAATCCCACATAATCAACGGCTAGCCCATTATAATTCAATTCGGAGATATTTTTGTTTGTACTATAGTCTAAGCCGTTGAGGGGGGCGCGCTTAAAGCCGAGCTCATCGAATTTCATTTTGTTTGAGAAGTTAAGTGGAAGGGAGGGATCGATGCGCTGCCTCTTCTCGGGTGGTCCCAGCAGCCCTGTAGAGACATCAAGCTTATCGGCAAGCGCGTCGGCGCACATTTTATCAGTTGTCGACTGCCGCGACATGAAGCGCAGCTTATCTTCATTCTTGCACCAGCCGCGTAGCGTGGACTCGGGAACGCCAATATCCCTGGCCACAGATGCCTTCGACTCGCCATCGTGGATGCGCTGTATGGCATGGATTTTGTCCCGCGGGGTCAAGCTACGCAAAGGTCGCTTGCCCTTCGTACCCATCCGAATGTTCATGTGGGGGTAGCTGGAAATATCCAACTTCAAGCCGTTGTCGAACAGTTTGAGTTCTGAAAAAAACAAGCAGATTTGGCGAGTGCTAAAATTAATTATTGTGACACAGTTAGGACTCAAACGCATGTTATGATCTAGTATATAAAACTGTACGTTTTCATTCGCTAGAATCAGGCACACAGCCACTtacatacgtatgtacatatgtacatcgaCGGCGAATGCCGTGTGCGCGCGTCATGTACTTGTTCTACTTTTGGGGTTGTACGGGTTGGGGTCGAAGCAGCGAGTCAGATGTTCGTACACTGCTCCAATAAAATCGTCTCGCGTTTGAAACTTTTCAGACAACACGCGGTGTAAATAAACCGCGTACACAAACTCATTTATCAAaaggtatgtatgtatttatgtatatgtacatagacacatacatacatacatacatatgtatgtaccacAACCAAACTCTACAAATTGAGATGACAAAAATTCTCATGGAAACGCCACGCCGCTGCCTTCTTTTGctccttctcttctcttctctttagCTGTATAGGCAAATGAGCTGAGGCACGCCCCCCGTGCTTTTTCTCAGCGCACAAGGATTCTAAAAATTAAAATGCCtgaatacacacacacacacatacatacatactgtatatgaatatttatttacataaatatatactgTTTATaaatctacatacatacatatatgtatgtaggtgtcTACATAGGTATataaaacatacatacatacagacATACAAAGAGACAATGGAATATGCTAATTGGTGCGTTGCCTTCGCGCCGCGGCGCGCCTGCTCCAAAATGCAGCGCGCAGCGCCGACGTCGCGAGAAACTACGAATAAGCAACAAGAACAAGCCATTCGCTATCGTCATCGGCTTCTTTACGTGATGCATACGAACAAAACCCGTATCCATGCCAGACTCGAACACGAATCATAGCCGAGCACACGAGTCTACAGTTTATAACTTGTTACCTGTTTCGTGCCACTTTTCGTTGCAAGTTCGCTCGCAGCATTAAACATCCCCATCCACGCCATGCCAATGCCAAACACGCCTGTTGCGCTATTGCTAGCTCCTACACCTACATCTACATCCCGGCAGGTGCATCGAAAAGTCTCTGTGCCTCGAAACTTGGTGTATGGTGAATGTAAGTGAGACTTTGAGCCTCAGTGGGCAAGTAGTCGCCAGTCGTCAGTCGTCAGCCAATATGCCTCTTTATAGCGGCCAGGAGCAGGAGCCGGAGCCTGAGCGGAGGCGAAACAAATAACAATATGCTCCGCCTCCATCTCCCTAGAAAGAACGAGGCATGCAAAAGAGCTGGCTCGATTGGGGAGCGGGGACGTGcaattttaaaatgaaaaacACGTTTTGCGCATGACTGACACATGAATTCATTCCCGATGTATTGTATACAAGAACACACAGCATATTCGTACAATTTTATACAAGGAGTGAACCTGTAATGCTTCTGAAATGCTTCTCTGTATCTGTGCAGAGAGGATTCATTGAAAGAGAAATTTGGCTATCTCTTAAGAGCGCAATAAGAAAATCAAGAGTAACCAAAACACCTGACAGAAGTTTGTTAGTTTTTCTTATCAGGATGCCTTCACATTGACAGCCACTTAAAGTGAACTCAAAATGTTCGCTGTTGATTAGAAATGCCATCCTCCTAATACCAAGTTTTCGATTCAAATTCAACAATTTAAATGATCAAATTAATAGACTTAAATACGGTACAGTGATCACACATTTCTACTACAAAGCTATGTACATAAGTAGTGCGAACGGTCAAACAAATGTTGAAGTTGAAGACAAGCCTTTGGAGATCTTTACATTTCATTGATTTTatattaaaatttttgtttaaacTTTCCTGCGTCCGCtctatacacacatatatacttatataaaatatatatataaaaatgtacatatgtacataagtatGTACAGTATAAAGAGTGAAACTAAAACTTGCACGTACTATATGAAAATTCACAGCCAGAAGGACGGAAAAGCAGACATTTCTTTATGTACTAATTTTCTTGCTGGTTAGAATAAACATACGAGTGTCTACAtgagtatttatgtacataattTATGGCTGCTGATATCTTTAGCATATCTGATAAGATCTAGTCTAAATCACTACAACTTTTGCAAAGGGTGTTAGAGATGGCTATTAATGATCTAGTAGATTTCCAGTTCCTTAACCCGCTATATTACATAGTCCTTCCATTTGTGTATAGTCGCTTTGCTATACAAAAAATGAAATCTACAGCTTCTTTAGTTTTTGTAAAATGTTCAGAATAAATCTTAAGAATCTTAAAGACTATATGTTCTCTAAATGATGATATTTGTCCAGTAAACCAAATGAGAATCATATACGAATGTAAAAATGTACCCCTTAATCGCAGAacttaaattttgaaacatttttgaaTTGTTTGGTGTCTGTTTTTAGGTCATAAAATTTGGGTGTGCGAGAAATTTGGCATCCTTAAACAATAcattcatacatatgtacatctatATGACTCTCTAAAAAAGCTAATATATTATTGTATGTAGAAGGGCTTTTGAAAATTGAAAAGTAAGACTTTTCTTATAGGATTGGGATTGAAGATTTTCTTCAAACTGTTAAACTGAACAaactatgtacatatatatttttcttcTCAAAGCTAAGCCAACATCCGTCTGAAAGGGTGTAGAAAGAGTCGGTGCTCGAGGCCAGCCTACCTTTCTTGTTAATTTTTTTTCAAACAGGCTCCAACGGATCTCTCTGCCACTAATCTTGCCAAGGCGGTCACAAGAAATatggtacatatgtatgtttgtacatatgtacatatataaaaaaGCATAGACAATCATGCATCACATTAAGTTCCCAAAGGGACGGACATCCCCACATACTCAAACGCTCATAACCAATAGAGGGCAAATAACATGTTGGCGATGCACGTGTTTCTACTCCTACTCTACCATCAGTCCAGTCGAGTCCACCAAACACATATCGAATAAAACTTTTACAGCTGTGTAAAAATTACAAGGTCCTTCACCATTCAGCAGTCATGGCGAAAGCAAAAGAATTTTTACTTTCTCTTTCGTACAGTGTCCGTCCTTGTCCCAGCCGGCGCGCCATTAAACTTTTCATGAACCAAACTGGGACAGTGAGAAGTGTGTAAAAAATCTAGTAACAACAGAAAAAGAtgaaagaaataaatataaaagaaTTACACCAAGTTTGTCagtgtgtacatatgtatgtatgaatgaatgtatgtacgtatgtatgtgtgtatgggCAGAGTACGGTTCTGTCTGTGTCTGGTGTTGCTGCCAACCATACATGCAACGTTCATACATACctacacatgtatgtatggGTGGATGTACGTAACGGATctgtatgtacgtatgtacatacataagtaGGTTTGTTTGTGGTGGCCAACCGTCTGGCCGTTTGTGAAAGTACgtttatatattatatgtatgtgtttATGTGTTCCCATatacatacaaacatacaaacatacatacatacatatgtacatgcatacatgAATGAAAGCGTATGAACGTTTGTGTGTTAAAAGCTCCTGATTTTCCTATATACAATTATAACTTTATTGTATTTACTTTTTTTCCTATTTGGCATCGTATTGAACTCGCTCAGACACAGGCACAGACAGGGAATGCATGTGGCAAGGACACGGCAGGATAGGAGAGCAGCAAAGTCTGGAAAATAGAGGTCAACGACTGAAACTAGTAGCACTAATATGTGCGAGCTTTTGtataagtacatacatatgtatgtacatatatatctgTTGATTTCTCTGTTCGTTTGTGTTaatgtacaaataaaaaaaaataaataaaaaggaCCAACAAAAACACTAAGCGAAGGAGACGTATTCTgtaaataaaagaaaaaagcTGATTTTGGCTGATCCcaattttgtgtgtttgtgtgtatgtgtgtgtatgaaTGTCTCGACGGGCTTAACACTGTAATCTTGTGTACGCTCGTGTgctcgtacatatgtacatatgtatgcatgtatgatTGCATTTGTGTGTTGATGTAACTATAAGTGCCGACCTGTTGGCTCGGGTTACATTAAAAGCAGCTTATGAGGTAAATATTACCTAAACCTATTTAACATAAACTAAAGGTGTCTTCCTGCAAATTCAATTTTTTTCCAATTTGTTGCTATTTGATTCGGCCTACCTAACAGCTGCAACAGCTGTTAGTCGTACAAAGGCCAGTGTGGCCAATAGATGATCGAAAATTTAGATGAGTCTAGTAGTGACAACGATGTACATACATCTATTTAGATCGTGTGTGTTCTTAGTCAACTGAATTGGTATCTTACCCTTCTGAATTTTGTTCTAACTCATTTTCTTTGACTTCTTCTTTTTGTACAATGTGGCAGAAAATTGTTAATTCAAATTATATCTATGTACAAAGGTTGCTTTAATCCCAGCTTCAGTCTAGTTTTCTTAGAAATGAGCAGCGCAAATTTTTGAGGCGGGAGGATAGACTCAcgtacggacagacggataCAGAAAAATTGTTGGATACATCTGGTCAAAATCTGATCAGTCAAGTGAAAAATATACTTTAAAATCCGTGGGCTAACAGAGGGGTCTTCAAATCGTAACTTTCGTAATCATTTTATGGATGAAACCAATGACCAAAAAAAACGAATATTGATCAGATTCTTTGTATGTTGTCGACAACGGTTACTTACGTTCGTTGCAAACTTCTGTTTCTTGCGGAACATTTAAAGAACAGATTTTTTCGACCCGATTTTGGCGGTGCAAGGGTCTGTGCACAGTTACATCCAAAAAGCATTgaacaaaaaaaggaaaaaggtaCCTAGACTAGAAAGGCAGAAAAGTACTGACAGCTATTACATTGATGCTGGTAACCAATGTACATGTTTCAAAAACAATTCTTATGTACATAGATGTAAATAACATGTAATATGTAAATCGTCTCGTTTGGTTGGATTGTCTGCAGAAACCAACATAAATATATAGTACGTATTAGGGATACATCTTGGGACAACACACTTTTGATAGCTTGCCTGCAGATCGTAAAACAAcaatataatatatacatatgtacataatccAATCTATGAATGCATCCCAACAATATATTAAAGGAAACAAACGCTTATTCGCTCGGACGCCAACCACCGTCTCGTCTCCCTTGTcccagcaacaaaaaaaatacccTCGATGGACCGCGATTTATCAAGAATTAATGTGCAGAAAATTTTCTTTCGGTCAGACATGGCTCGGGGGgtgccgacgacgacgacccaAACCTAGGAGTTACGTCCGTCTGTCCCTTCGATAATCCAGCTTTTTAAGAGCTTCTAGAGTCATTCGACCAAACTCTTTTGTTATCACTCGAAACTAAGTTTGATTCAAATATTATTCAAATTACGCTCCTTAAAATTGCCCTATCTCATGAGACCTAAAGTTTTGGTGTATACGGAAATAAAATCTGTTTAATTACACGACCTGTCGTGGATTTCGGAGACTATTAATGCTAGAACAAGATGATTTTGGTTCTGTAATGCATCCATCTGCAGAACCGGTATAATTATTTGAAATTTGCCATGCACCCTTCTATTCTTTTCAATCCAGAAAACCCGCGTGACAACATCTTTGAAGATATGTGCATCCCACTTTTAAATTcttataaatatatgtactgTTTACTTATTTCTCAGATATGGGTGCGATCAAGTCTTAAGGGAAACAAGTTATCTGCCTTGGACGAATATCTCTTCTCTGTTGTCTCTGTCACTCAGATGGTTTTAATACCTGGTCATCGAAAAGAGAGCGCCACTGCCGTCCCTCTCCCTCCGCCACCGCTGGCACAATCCAAGATAGACGCGTGAGGAACGTTTAACTGGAACATTCTCTTCTTAAATCGAAGAAATTAATTCGTATCCGTTGGCCATTGAAAGGGGTCTGAAATGAGTTTAGGGTTCAGGCCTCCTTCAGTGGGATTGATCGAGCAGAGCGCTCTCTCTGTTTCGATCCCGATTGATTTAACGAGATAAATGTATTTAATATATAATTCACAGATAGATATTGGCTAAATGGGATAAAATCTCTCACTGTACCACGTAATACAATTTTTTTGTTATTGACCTGCTAAAAATCTCCTaactttttaaaaatattcaaaatcAATAGAAAATAATAGTAAGTGATTAGGAAAGGCGGCTCCAAATTATTTAGTACATAGGCAGACCAAGAGATGGGCAGGTCTACGTAATTTTTCCACGTTTGCAAGTTTCTGGACAAAAggttaataataataaaatttaaaaaccCTTTCCGAAGATTTAAAAGTATTTATTTTAGAACGACAGTGTATTTCAGAAACCCAAGGTCTCTAACACACATGTTACGGATATTTTTAGATTTAGACATTGCTGTATTGTTTGAAATAAATGAGTTGTTAGAATTAATATTCGCTCCTTTGACAGCTTCTCTTGGATCGTGGAACTTTTACCTTGACTCAATTCAAGAAGTACAAAATGTTGGGACTTTTAACTGTTACAGTATTTAACAAATAGTATAACTTGAAGTAATGCGCGCTTTTATAGATTAAGTATTTTGATTCCTTCGCATAGTTTAGGAGATTTTTAGGTTGAAACACACATACTAACCTTTTTCCTACACTTCCGGTGAAAAGTTTAATGCAAACCTTCCGATGAAGGAGGGCACTTTGTCTCGATTTAATAAATCTGAATAGGAATGCTTTATATTTGGATCGTCCTGGGATATTCACATAACATCAAGTCACTTTCAGGAATATAATGGTCACTGTCCTGTGTTATTCTTTTGGTTACTTGATTGATAGTTAACTAGGAGATCAAATGTTGGTCACGTTTATAAGC
This region of Drosophila miranda strain MSH22 chromosome 2, D.miranda_PacBio2.1, whole genome shotgun sequence genomic DNA includes:
- the LOC108156124 gene encoding protein distal antenna gives rise to the protein MNIRMGTKGKRPLRSLTPRDKIHAIQRIHDGESKASVARDIGVPESTLRGWCKNEDKLRFMSRQSTTDKMCADALADKLDVSTGLLGPPEKRQRIDPSLPLNFSNKMKFDELGFKRAPLNGLDYSTNKNISELNYNGLAVDYVGFNGQHKVFSGDINRPANPSPNAISPLSSLTHLSGLTGLSQSPLAISFNELTTNLNLLAQLNPSLAAMSGLNSFPTAANNLRNSKPSVQPPLQVQSPRSDSGDRTPGLSVKNWAKQKPLSAVSSDVSCSINLTIKNEAKGGDIKSPSPSIAPSHVGSIISLSNLAEDPLLYWLKSQQTMLGLNSLYPPMGMTSPPIRSSTPQHIIQHAQTPPLPSAPLTPSSTPSGSLDEKNVAWYNWCKVFGASLNTLNPNSATLAALQANSLQHQHQPISAVSDGTDIADTSKGPFDNILYSHLTKESETPSVRSLSSNEHNQMDQIEGDEVTDPDLDAEIEGDVPGKPEDLSASAKRITPSQSPIASLVPESHTSEPCAKTSTTPSDCISRPGSVGGDCKKILDNMLYKIGGIKSHMPIIVDTACESEASFINEHNQHSNNNDISASNNNNNNSNKTDEEEKAKYLDLTGDNEDVKAIRHGEKFLQWLENCSNPRVTAVQLMQLRFLIAAIKSSNEPQVTEKPNKDLLENEENTEEDSCRNKIRRRK